The stretch of DNA GGGCACCGCGTCCTGGGCCCGGGGCACCGGCTCGTAGCCGACGCCGGCCTCGCCGAAGTGGGCGCCCGCCGGGCGGGTCAGGTCGGCGATCAGCCGGTCCCGGTGGTCGATCTCGAGGGCGAGCCGGTCCAGCAGCCGGTCGACCTGGTCCATGCGGTAGCCGCGCCATCCGACGGCGAAGCGGGCACTGTCGATGTCCCCGCGGCCCAGTTGCCGGTCGTCGGCCAGCGCGGGCTCGGGCCGGTCCTGGCGCGGGTCGTCCAGACCCCCGCCGCGGCCGGCGGCCACCCACGCGATCGCACCGAACACCGCCGCGACGACCAGAAACTGAAAGTACAGCACGGCCACATCGTGCCACGCCCGGCGCCGCGCCGTCGCCGTTAGGCTGATCTCCATGTCATCGAACGCGGACGGCACCCCGGGCGGCACCACCGGGAGCACCGGGGCGACAGCCCCCGTCCCGCAGGGCACGCTGCGCCTGGGACCGTACGAATACGGCCCCGACCAGCGGCTCGTGATGGCGATCGTGAACCGCACCCCGGACTCGTTCTACGACAAGGGCGCCACCTTCACCGACGCCGCCGCGCTGGACCGCGTGGAGCGGGCCTTGAGCGAGGGCGCTGACCTGGTGGACATCGGCGGCGTGAAGGCCGGCCCCGGCGACACCGTGGACCCGGCCGAGGAGATGCGCCGCGTGGTGCCCTTCGTCGCCGAGGTCCGCAAGCGGTTCCCCGAAGCGGTCATCTCCGTGGACACCTGGCGCGCCGAGGTCGGGGACGCGGTGTGCGCCGAGGGCGCAGACGTGCTGAACGACGCCTGGGGCGGCTGGGACCCGCGCCTGGCGGAGGTCGCGGCCCGGCACGCGGTGGCGCTGGTGTGCACGCACGCCGGCGGCGTCGAACCGCGCACCCGCCCGCACCGCATCGGCTACGCGGACGTCATGGCCGACATCCTGGAGCGCACGGTCCACGGCGAGGCCGAGCGCGCGGCGGGCCTGGGCGTCCCGCGCGACCGCATCCTGATCGACCCCGGCCACGACTTCGGCAAGAACACCCGCCACTCCCTGGAGGCGACGCGACGCCTGACGGAGATGACCGCGACCGGATGGCCGGTGCTGGTGTCGCTGTCGAACAAGGACTTCGTCGGCGAGACGCTGGACCGGCCAGTGAAGGAACGCCTGACCGGGACGCTCGCCACCACCGCGGTGTCGGCCTGGCTCGGCGCCCGGGTCTACCGGGTGCACGAGGTGGCCGAGACCCGGCAGGTGCTGGACATGGTCTCGGCGATCCAGGGACTCCGGGAGCCGGCGGTGGCCAAGCGGGGGCTGGCCTAGCCGCCGGCGAACGGGAGCGGGAGCGGACTAGCGGTCCCCCGGCTTCCCCATGATCGTGACCGCCTCGTCCGGGTCGTCGACCAGGTGGATCAGGTCCAGGTCGGCCGCGGCGATCTTGCCCGCCGGGACCATGACGTCGCGGATCCAGTCCACCAGCCCGCCCCAGAAGGCCCGGCCGACCAGCACCACCGGGAACGACGTCACCTTGTGCGTCTGGACCAGGGTCAGGGCCTCGAAGAGCTCGTCCATGGTGCCGAAGCCGCCGGGCAGGACCACGAAGCCCTGCGAATACTTCACGAACATGGTCTTGCGGACGAAGAAGTACCGGAAGTTGATGCCCTGGTCGATGTAGCTGTTCAGGGACTGCTCGAAGGGCAGCTCGATGCCCAGCCCGATGGACCGGCCGCCGGCGTCGATGGCGCCCTTGTTCGCCGCCTCCATGGCCCCCGGGCCGCCGCCGGTGATGACGGTCCAGCCGGCCGTGGCCAGGCCGCGGCCGATCTGCTCGCCGACCAGGTACTCGGGGCTGCCGGTCGGGGTGCGGGCCGAGCCGAACACGGTGATGGCCGGACCGGTGCGGGCCAGCGAGTCGAACCCCTCCACGAACTCGCCCTGGATGCGCAGGACCCGCCAGGGGTCCTCGTCCTTCCAGTCCTTGCCGTAGGCGTGGTCCAGCAGTTTCTGGTCCGCCGTGGCCGCCGGCAACTGCTCGTGTCCGCGCCGCCGGGTCACCGCTCCGACGAAACGTTCAGTGAAACTGCTGCCGGTACCGTGTCCGTTCCCGCTGCCTTGACTCATAGTCGGCACACTACCGGCCGGAATTAGCCGGACGGCGGCTGGCAGGCGACGGGCCCGCCGCCGCGGGCCGACCAGCGGCGATCCGCGGCGATCCGCGGCGGCTGGAGCCGGACCGCGGAGCACATCAGGACTGCGGAGCGCGTCAGGACTGCGGGCGCACCTGCTCCAGGTGCTGGCTCAGCCAACCGTAGGCCTGCGGCAGCCACTGCTTCCACACCTCGGTGTTGTGCGAGCCGTGGTCCTTCTTCAGCACGTCCACCACGCCCGGTGCCACCTGCTGCAGCGAGAGCGCGTCGGAGAGCACGGAGCCGTGCGCGTCCTCGGCCGAGGCCGCGGCCAGCAGTGCCACCGGCGGGTTGGGCTTGTGGTTCTGCAGGATCCACAGCGTGGAGTTCTGGTTGGCGAAGGCCGGACCGTACTTGGACACATAGCCGCCGGGCCGCACGTCGCCGCTCATCTGCACCGCGGCGCTGAACAGCTGCGGGTACTGCACCAGCAGCTTGCCGGCGCACAGGCCGCCCTCGGAGTAGCCCATCATGCCCCAGCCGGAACGGTCGGTGGTGACCCGGAAGGTACGCTCGATCATGGTCCGGATGTCGTCGGTGATGAAGGTCGCCACCTGCGGACCGCCGGGGATGTCGGTGCAGTCGGTGTTCACGCCCTTGACCGGCGAGATGTTCACCGCGACCAGCACGAACGGGGTGGCGGCGTGCTGCTGGACGAGCGTGCCCAGCTCCTTCTGGCCCGCCATGTTGCCGAACCAGGTCTGCGGGGTGCCCGGGTAGCCGGGGAACAGCAGGACGACCGGGAAGTCGGTGTTCGCATACGCCGGGTCGTTGTACTGCGGCGGCGTCCAGACCATCACGTCGTTCGTGCCGCCCAGGCCCGACTTGGGCCCGGTGAAGCTGGTCACCAGCGCGTCGTCGCCGTACTTCTTGAAGTCCTGCGCCGGGCCCGCCGGCCGCACGCGCGGCACCACCTGGCCGCGGCCGCCCTGGGCCCGGCCGTCGGTCAGGTCGCCGCCGTCGATCGGGGTGCCGGCGGCCACCGTGTTCTGGTGGATGATCACGCCCGGGCTGCCGGTGTCGCCGAGCAAGTCGTCCCAGGACGCGTAGAGCCCGTAGTAGTTGTTGACAACCACACCGCACAGCAGGATCGCCATGACCTGACTCACGCCGATCATCGACAGTCGCCCCGCGGCGCGCATGGGGCGCGGTCCGCGGATGCGGTTCCACAGCAGATATGTGCCGATCGGTGCGGCGACCGCGAGAACGATCGCCGTAACCATCATCGGCCAGCCGGTCGGGCTCATCGAAACTTCGGACCTCTCGGAACTTGCCTGGACAGCGGGCTGATCGCCGGGCTCCCGTGGTCGTACGGGGGCTGCTCCGCCGCTGGTAAGACGCTAATAAGTCCCAAGCGGTTGCCTCCGGCGCGCACCGTTTTGAACCGGCGCGCGCCACCGCGGGTCGTCAGCTCAGGCGATGGAGCCGAGCCAGCTTCTCATCCGTTCCGCACATCGGACAACTTGCCCCAAGTCCACTGATTCATCGGGTTTGTGAGCCAGGGATCCGTCTCCGGGCCCGTAATTCACGCCCGGAACACCGAGTTCGGCGAACCGGGCGACATCGGTCCAGCCGAACTTCGCCGTGGGCTCGCCGTCCACGCCGGCCATGACGGCGCCGACGAACTCAGCCGCCAGCGGCAGGTGCAGACCGGGACGCGCCGCCGGAGCGGTGTCCGTGACCACGATCTCAGCGTCCAGATCCGCGAAGACCTCGCGGACGTGACGTTCCGCATCGTCCTGAGTGCGGTCCGGGGCGAAGCGGAAATTCACGAGCACCGAGCACTCGTCCGGGATGACGTTGCCGGCCACGCCGCCGGTGATCCCGACCGCGTTCAGGCCCTCGCGGTACTCCAGACCCTCCACCTCGACCCGGCGCGGCTGGTACTCCGCGAGCCGCCGCAGCGCGGCACCGGCCTTGTGGATGGCGTTGTCGCCGAGCCAGGAGCGGGCCGAGTGCGCGCGGGCGCCGCGGAAGGTCAGCCGGGCCCGCATCGTGCCCTGGCAGCCGCCCTCGACGATGTTGTTGCTCGGCTCCAGCAACACCGCGAAGTCGGCGGCGAACCACTCCGGCCGGGTGCGGATCAGCCGGCCCAGACTGTTGCGCTCGGCCTCGACCTCCTCGCACTCGTAGAAGACATACGTCACATCGCGGTTCGGCTCGGCCAGGGCGGCGGCCAGCACCAACTGGACCGCCACACCGGCCTTCATGTCCGAGGTGCCGCAGCCGCGCAGGGTCCCGGTCTCCCAGTCGCCCTCCAGGAGCGAGGGGACGTTGCGGCGCCCGGTGCTGTCGACCGCGATCGGCACGGTGTCCAGGTGCCCGGCCAGGATCACCCGCTCGGCGCGGCCGAGGTTGGTGCGCGCCAGCACCGAGTCGCCGTCGCGCAGCACCTCGAGGTGCGGATACGGACGCAGCGCCGCCTCGACCGCGTCGGCGAGCGCCTTCTCGTCACCGCTCACGGACTCGATGTCGACGAGCGCCGCGGTCAGGCGCGCGGCGCTCTGCGTGAGGTCCAGGCCGGACATCGCTTGGTCGCTCCCCGTCCTCAGCCGGTGAATCCGTTGTCGCGCAGCAGGTCGTTGATCTGCAGCTTGTCGTGCGACTCGCCGGGGGCCAGGCGGCGCAGCACCAGCAGGCACGGGGTGGTGAACTCCCCGCCGGGGAACTTCTTCACGCGGGTCGAGCTGACACATACCGACCAGGCCGGGGCCTCGCCGCGGGGCAGTTCCTCGCCGGTCTCGGCGTCGAAGACGCGCATCGACTTGGTGAGGTTGGTGCCCGAGCCGAGCTTGGCGCCCTGGCGGACCCGGGCGCCCTCGACGACCATCGAGCGCGAACCGATGAACGCGTCGTCCTCGATCACCACCGGGACCGCGTTCGGCGGTTCCAGCACGCCGCCGATGCCGACTCCGCCGGACAGGTGGA from Catenulispora sp. GP43 encodes:
- a CDS encoding DivIVA domain-containing protein, encoding MLYFQFLVVAAVFGAIAWVAAGRGGGLDDPRQDRPEPALADDRQLGRGDIDSARFAVGWRGYRMDQVDRLLDRLALEIDHRDRLIADLTRPAGAHFGEAGVGYEPVPRAQDAVPGAEGSGGLGEAGGATTATAVVQPGFGPGVGVSPGQAETAAPADQDPVEGNPLSSWYRRPENDQ
- the folP gene encoding dihydropteroate synthase produces the protein MAIVNRTPDSFYDKGATFTDAAALDRVERALSEGADLVDIGGVKAGPGDTVDPAEEMRRVVPFVAEVRKRFPEAVISVDTWRAEVGDAVCAEGADVLNDAWGGWDPRLAEVAARHAVALVCTHAGGVEPRTRPHRIGYADVMADILERTVHGEAERAAGLGVPRDRILIDPGHDFGKNTRHSLEATRRLTEMTATGWPVLVSLSNKDFVGETLDRPVKERLTGTLATTAVSAWLGARVYRVHEVAETRQVLDMVSAIQGLREPAVAKRGLA
- a CDS encoding TIGR00730 family Rossman fold protein; its protein translation is MSQGSGNGHGTGSSFTERFVGAVTRRRGHEQLPAATADQKLLDHAYGKDWKDEDPWRVLRIQGEFVEGFDSLARTGPAITVFGSARTPTGSPEYLVGEQIGRGLATAGWTVITGGGPGAMEAANKGAIDAGGRSIGLGIELPFEQSLNSYIDQGINFRYFFVRKTMFVKYSQGFVVLPGGFGTMDELFEALTLVQTHKVTSFPVVLVGRAFWGGLVDWIRDVMVPAGKIAAADLDLIHLVDDPDEAVTIMGKPGDR
- a CDS encoding alpha/beta hydrolase yields the protein MSPTGWPMMVTAIVLAVAAPIGTYLLWNRIRGPRPMRAAGRLSMIGVSQVMAILLCGVVVNNYYGLYASWDDLLGDTGSPGVIIHQNTVAAGTPIDGGDLTDGRAQGGRGQVVPRVRPAGPAQDFKKYGDDALVTSFTGPKSGLGGTNDVMVWTPPQYNDPAYANTDFPVVLLFPGYPGTPQTWFGNMAGQKELGTLVQQHAATPFVLVAVNISPVKGVNTDCTDIPGGPQVATFITDDIRTMIERTFRVTTDRSGWGMMGYSEGGLCAGKLLVQYPQLFSAAVQMSGDVRPGGYVSKYGPAFANQNSTLWILQNHKPNPPVALLAAASAEDAHGSVLSDALSLQQVAPGVVDVLKKDHGSHNTEVWKQWLPQAYGWLSQHLEQVRPQS
- the dapE gene encoding succinyl-diaminopimelate desuccinylase, yielding MSGLDLTQSAARLTAALVDIESVSGDEKALADAVEAALRPYPHLEVLRDGDSVLARTNLGRAERVILAGHLDTVPIAVDSTGRRNVPSLLEGDWETGTLRGCGTSDMKAGVAVQLVLAAALAEPNRDVTYVFYECEEVEAERNSLGRLIRTRPEWFAADFAVLLEPSNNIVEGGCQGTMRARLTFRGARAHSARSWLGDNAIHKAGAALRRLAEYQPRRVEVEGLEYREGLNAVGITGGVAGNVIPDECSVLVNFRFAPDRTQDDAERHVREVFADLDAEIVVTDTAPAARPGLHLPLAAEFVGAVMAGVDGEPTAKFGWTDVARFAELGVPGVNYGPGDGSLAHKPDESVDLGQVVRCAERMRSWLGSIA